Proteins from a single region of Desulfobacter postgatei 2ac9:
- a CDS encoding TIGR04282 family arsenosugar biosynthesis glycosyltransferase — protein sequence MDTDRYHRGQPCVKMTKNNAVIIFIRSPEKGRVKTRLAKGVGDTAALALYRCFVMDILDMVRSTPWALRVYYYPENAIHHIRDWLGEDLDLFPQKGTTLGKKMENALADTFTAGYERAVLIGSDLPDLPSQILDTAFKALEQCSAAIGPSHDGGYYLIGFTAKGFTPRIFHGIPWGTDQVFDLTLNRCKDHHVSHCTLPVWRDIDTQKDLAFLNLDPVGKTAVHTTNYLLKQGVKF from the coding sequence ATGGATACAGATCGATATCATAGAGGACAACCCTGTGTGAAGATGACAAAAAATAACGCTGTCATCATTTTCATCAGATCCCCGGAAAAAGGCCGGGTCAAGACGCGCCTTGCAAAGGGTGTGGGAGACACAGCAGCCCTGGCGTTATACCGCTGCTTTGTGATGGATATTCTGGATATGGTTCGATCAACTCCCTGGGCGTTGCGGGTCTACTATTACCCGGAAAACGCCATTCATCATATCAGGGATTGGCTGGGAGAGGATTTGGATCTTTTCCCCCAAAAGGGCACCACCCTGGGAAAAAAAATGGAAAATGCCCTTGCCGACACCTTTACCGCCGGATATGAAAGGGCCGTTCTCATCGGGTCTGATTTACCGGATCTGCCATCTCAGATACTTGATACGGCCTTTAAGGCTCTGGAGCAGTGCAGTGCGGCCATCGGCCCAAGTCATGATGGCGGATATTATCTGATCGGGTTTACGGCCAAAGGATTTACCCCCCGGATATTTCACGGTATCCCCTGGGGAACCGACCAGGTATTTGATCTGACCCTGAACAGATGTAAAGATCATCATGTGTCACACTGTACTCTGCCCGTGTGGCGGGACATTGATACCCAAAAGGACTTAGCCTTTCTCAATCTTGATCCAGTCGGCAAAACGGCCGTACACACAACCAATTATCTTTTAAAACAAGGAGTTAAATTTTGA
- a CDS encoding FAD-dependent oxidoreductase, which produces MNQKFFKVLILGTFILGVILFFSLDLHRHLTFEALKSQQAAMEHVYVENTTLTIFIYAAVYIVITALSLPGAVVMTLAGGAVFGLWTGTIIVSFASTIGATLAFLASRFLLRAYIQDRFSDRLKKINEGIETDGPFYLFTLRLVPVFPFFVINLLMGLTPIKTGIFYIVSQLGMLPGTLAYINAGTRLSQVESASGILSFPLLASFAILGLFPWMARAFTGFLKNRRVMAKFSKPSKFDYNLVVIGAGSAGLVTSYIAAAVKAGVALVEKDKMGGDCLNTGCVPSKALLRSAKMLSYAKRAKEFGFEHTHIDFHFKTVMERVEQIIKKIEPHDSVERYTQLGVDCIRGEAHIISPYKIEVNGKVITTRSIVVATGARPMVPAIPGLDQVQYLTSDTVWSLRDLPQRLVVLGGGPIGCEISQAFARLGAQVTLVGRAVRIMGREDDDVSDFIQETFIQEGIRVLTGHTTKEIRVDNDEKKLICTRNSDGQEVPVRFDALLIALGRVANSQGFGLEKLGVALNPNGTIKTNKWLQTTMPNIYAAGDVAGPYQFTHVAAHQAWYASVNALFGSFKKFTADYRVIPWCTFTDPEVARVGMNEKDCLAAHIPYEMTRYGIDDLDRAIADSEARGFVKVLTVPQKDKILGVTIVGSHAGDLIHEFILAMKYNIGLNKILGTIHIYPTLAESGRFAAGVWKRSRMPKTAIGIVERFLAWQRK; this is translated from the coding sequence ATGAATCAAAAATTCTTTAAGGTACTCATTCTTGGAACATTTATCCTGGGCGTTATCCTGTTTTTTTCATTGGATCTTCACCGGCACCTGACCTTCGAGGCTCTTAAATCCCAACAGGCCGCCATGGAACATGTTTATGTCGAAAACACAACTCTAACCATCTTCATCTATGCGGCGGTCTATATCGTTATAACGGCCCTCTCACTTCCGGGAGCCGTGGTGATGACCCTGGCAGGCGGTGCCGTGTTTGGGCTTTGGACCGGCACAATCATTGTCTCCTTTGCCAGCACCATCGGTGCGACCCTGGCCTTTCTTGCGTCCCGATTTCTGTTAAGGGCGTACATCCAGGATCGATTTTCCGACCGGCTCAAAAAAATAAATGAGGGAATTGAAACCGACGGTCCCTTTTATCTTTTCACCCTGCGCCTGGTGCCGGTGTTTCCCTTTTTTGTCATCAACCTTCTCATGGGACTGACCCCCATTAAAACGGGCATATTCTACATCGTAAGTCAGCTGGGCATGCTTCCAGGGACCCTTGCTTACATCAATGCCGGCACCCGGTTATCCCAGGTGGAAAGCGCATCCGGGATTCTCTCCTTTCCATTGCTCGCTTCCTTTGCCATTTTGGGACTTTTCCCCTGGATGGCAAGGGCGTTCACAGGCTTTTTGAAAAACCGGCGGGTCATGGCAAAATTTTCCAAGCCTTCAAAATTTGACTACAACCTGGTGGTTATCGGTGCCGGTTCCGCAGGTCTTGTGACCTCTTATATTGCAGCGGCTGTGAAGGCGGGTGTGGCATTGGTGGAAAAGGACAAAATGGGGGGAGATTGCCTGAACACCGGGTGTGTGCCCAGCAAAGCCTTGCTGCGCAGCGCAAAAATGCTCTCGTATGCCAAAAGGGCCAAGGAGTTTGGTTTTGAACATACCCATATTGACTTCCATTTTAAAACGGTCATGGAGCGGGTGGAACAGATCATCAAAAAAATAGAACCCCATGATTCTGTGGAGCGGTATACCCAACTCGGGGTCGATTGCATCCGGGGCGAGGCCCATATTATCTCCCCATATAAAATTGAGGTGAACGGTAAAGTCATCACCACCCGCAGCATTGTCGTGGCAACGGGCGCCCGGCCGATGGTTCCGGCCATCCCCGGCCTTGACCAGGTGCAGTATCTCACCTCTGATACGGTCTGGTCTTTGAGAGATTTACCCCAACGGCTGGTGGTGCTGGGGGGCGGTCCCATCGGGTGCGAAATCAGCCAGGCCTTTGCCCGTTTAGGTGCCCAGGTTACCCTGGTAGGCAGAGCTGTCCGGATCATGGGCCGGGAAGATGACGATGTGTCCGATTTCATCCAAGAGACCTTCATCCAGGAGGGCATTCGGGTCCTCACCGGGCACACGACAAAGGAGATCCGGGTGGACAATGACGAAAAAAAACTGATCTGTACCCGAAATTCGGATGGACAAGAAGTGCCCGTTCGGTTTGACGCCCTTTTGATTGCCTTGGGCCGTGTGGCCAATTCCCAAGGGTTTGGGCTGGAAAAACTGGGGGTGGCGCTCAACCCCAATGGTACCATTAAAACCAATAAATGGCTGCAGACCACCATGCCCAATATTTATGCGGCCGGTGATGTTGCCGGCCCTTATCAATTCACCCATGTGGCCGCTCATCAGGCCTGGTATGCCTCTGTAAACGCATTGTTCGGGTCTTTTAAAAAATTCACGGCAGACTACAGGGTGATCCCCTGGTGTACGTTTACCGATCCCGAAGTGGCCCGGGTAGGAATGAACGAAAAAGATTGTCTTGCCGCCCATATTCCCTACGAGATGACCCGCTACGGGATTGACGATCTGGACCGGGCCATTGCCGACTCCGAAGCCCGGGGATTTGTCAAAGTGCTGACCGTTCCCCAAAAAGACAAAATCCTGGGGGTGACCATTGTGGGGTCCCATGCCGGAGATTTGATCCATGAATTTATTTTGGCCATGAAATACAATATCGGACTTAATAAAATCCTTGGCACCATCCATATTTACCCGACCCTGGCAGAGTCCGGCCGATTTGCTGCGGGTGTCTGGAAAAGATCCCGGATGCCGAAAACCGCGATAGGGATTGTTGAACGGTTTTTGGCCTGGCAGCGTAAATAA
- a CDS encoding alpha-amylase family glycosyl hydrolase, which yields MINTHIEKSLGEINWNTLKQGRTYYPSPIAWEDEVLYFLFVDRFSNGKEFGGFNDIDGNPVQKSALRTTPLFNLQNDAWKADRETWFNAGKTWCGGHIKGIEDKLGYLKRMGITALWLNPIFEQLPQSGSYHGYGTFNFLNIDPRYGSREDLKELVEAAHDKGIRIILDIILNHAGDIFAYKGGDRYYYYQGQVWPVEGYRKDGGGYLDMASSHESEWPTSAVWPIEFQDQKIWTRKGEIRSWDAFPEYIEGDFCELKEIEHGSAIKDPAMAWDLKKRIDSFQGAPGFNYLCDIYKFWIGYADIDGYRIDTVKHMEPGAVRIFANVIHEYAQSLGKENFYLIGEVTGGRSNAFNIINYTGLDAALGINDIPDKLENLAKGKRSPGNPETLDQEGYFDLFRNSLQDDKNTHQWYAKHVVTMFDDHDQVGVDHKYRFCGDSMESYQLLRPALGLNLTSIGIPCLYYGTEQGFNGADQRKDDKNFSDVFLRECMFGGNFGSLQSTGKHFFNETHEIFAFIQRVCAIRGKKENIALRRGRQFLRQVSHTGVDFFYPQPINNELKWVVAWSRIFSEQEFVCGINTDPNKDISVWITIDSAIHEGNTALTCLYSTDAGQIGRQMPIHAKNGLAVHIKVPRAGFFILK from the coding sequence ATGATTAATACGCATATTGAAAAAAGTCTGGGAGAAATCAATTGGAATACATTGAAACAAGGTAGAACTTACTATCCGTCTCCAATTGCATGGGAAGACGAGGTACTCTATTTTCTCTTTGTCGATCGATTTTCCAATGGCAAAGAATTTGGGGGGTTTAACGATATAGATGGAAATCCGGTTCAAAAGTCCGCTTTAAGAACAACCCCTCTGTTCAATCTCCAGAACGATGCCTGGAAAGCTGATCGGGAAACTTGGTTCAATGCCGGAAAAACCTGGTGCGGCGGACATATCAAGGGAATTGAGGATAAACTCGGCTATTTGAAACGCATGGGGATAACCGCCTTATGGCTCAACCCCATATTTGAACAGCTTCCCCAAAGCGGAAGCTATCATGGCTACGGAACATTTAATTTCCTCAATATAGATCCCCGCTATGGCAGCAGAGAGGATCTTAAGGAGTTAGTTGAGGCAGCCCATGATAAGGGCATCAGGATCATACTCGATATCATCCTCAACCATGCCGGGGATATTTTTGCCTACAAAGGAGGAGACCGCTATTATTATTACCAGGGGCAGGTATGGCCTGTGGAAGGCTATCGCAAAGATGGCGGCGGTTATCTTGATATGGCATCATCCCATGAATCTGAATGGCCGACCTCAGCGGTCTGGCCCATAGAATTCCAGGATCAAAAGATTTGGACCCGTAAAGGAGAAATTAGATCCTGGGATGCTTTTCCGGAATATATTGAAGGCGATTTTTGTGAATTGAAGGAGATCGAACATGGTTCCGCAATCAAGGACCCGGCAATGGCCTGGGATCTGAAAAAACGAATTGATTCCTTTCAAGGCGCTCCGGGCTTCAACTACCTGTGTGATATCTATAAATTCTGGATCGGCTATGCCGATATTGACGGCTACCGGATCGACACAGTAAAACACATGGAACCCGGCGCGGTTCGTATATTCGCCAATGTAATTCACGAATATGCCCAATCACTGGGCAAGGAGAATTTTTACTTGATTGGTGAGGTGACTGGCGGACGATCCAACGCCTTCAATATTATCAATTATACAGGCCTCGACGCCGCACTGGGGATCAATGATATTCCTGACAAACTCGAAAACCTGGCAAAAGGAAAACGAAGCCCAGGCAACCCGGAAACCCTTGATCAGGAAGGATATTTCGATTTGTTCAGGAACAGTCTTCAGGACGACAAGAACACCCACCAGTGGTATGCCAAACACGTGGTAACCATGTTCGACGATCACGATCAGGTTGGCGTAGATCATAAATACCGGTTTTGCGGTGATTCGATGGAAAGTTATCAATTGCTCCGGCCGGCTCTCGGACTCAACCTTACCAGCATCGGTATCCCTTGTCTCTATTATGGCACCGAACAGGGATTCAACGGTGCGGATCAAAGAAAGGACGATAAAAACTTCAGTGACGTCTTTTTGCGGGAATGTATGTTTGGCGGTAACTTTGGTTCACTGCAAAGCACCGGCAAACACTTTTTCAATGAAACCCACGAAATATTTGCCTTTATCCAACGTGTCTGTGCAATACGCGGCAAAAAGGAAAACATCGCTTTACGTCGGGGAAGGCAGTTCCTGCGTCAGGTTTCCCATACCGGCGTTGATTTCTTTTACCCGCAACCCATTAACAACGAGCTCAAATGGGTTGTCGCCTGGTCAAGAATTTTTTCCGAACAGGAGTTCGTGTGCGGAATAAATACAGATCCCAATAAAGATATTTCCGTGTGGATAACCATCGACAGCGCTATTCATGAGGGAAATACGGCACTGACATGTCTTTACTCGACTGATGCAGGCCAGATCGGCAGACAGATGCCGATTCACGCCAAGAATGGATTAGCTGTCCATATTAAAGTACCCAGGGCTGGTTTTTTCATTCTTAAATAA
- a CDS encoding hotdog fold thioesterase translates to MSLKRVDIAVVGMSGIFPGARDIRQFIANVMAKKSSVIQVPPDRWGVSADIMVDNRAGTPLPDKARSRFAGLISQSVFNPSDFDFCGADMGGHGLDNDFFHALDPVHHLALAAGIDLMANARLSKANRARTGIVLAAIALPTPGASRLTRDLFLAPNPAMPSREQAWGAGMLSAPASILARLLGLAGGSFTLDAACASSLFSIKLACEQLLSGRVDAMVAGGVSRPQSLYTQVGFTQLQALSPTGRCAPFDRDADGLVVGEGAGLVLLKRLNDALACQDTIHAVIKGWGVSNDIEGNLVAPASEGQVRAMTGAFDMAGWSFDDIQYMECHGSGTPKGDQVEVHSIMQMRQKYQCMDTALSIGSVKSNIGHLLTGAGAAGFIKTIMAMNQLLLPPSNNFNALPDDSPFKNSGVRVQDHPSAWIPARDGRPLRAAVSAFGFGGINAQILVESFKAQSRPHAVGVTPASAPKSVPCAIVGMGLISGGAECLGDFSKLILGEKSTVGRSGESRWRRFDHLPPEVRRGLTLFMDDLSIDLKDFNIPPNQMSQILPQHLMMLKAALAALADAGISAKPDASQPPRVNMGCAVGIEFDFGATDYHLRWQIQGQKKGVSSDLLDTVGPSLNFGSTLGALGGIVASRLARAFKLGGPCFTLSADAASGVTAIDIAVKSLSTGETDTFLCAAVDLAADIRSFTRDLVLSGTDPMALPSEGAVAMVLKPLDAAQRDNDRIYAVINGVAGAGGAALAGETGEQAHVSRSTAVQNSLQKALDHAGMDLKDIGLGAVTHSASHFLGAGEVCPLDNALPIFCPSALSGHTGAAAGLFTVTAAALCLYTRKFPAPLHKLPGVPKTAVAGCLTRDGIAGHVILSGCHHSGPGADTCQAAQTREKNGHTSTCIRIPVTRPPFPRALIANEAFEPARQETSFDLCTEPPNMPLPFPCDTLPGLLAHTQEITARAHERFLELSAQNTQAMAEQLAAIAGAMPNGRNPSMDLEPVFAPQDISKIPDLFMDRDQCLEFAVGKAGNVLGPDFDIIDTYPVRVRLPDEPLMLVDRIISVHGEKLSLTSGKVVTQHDVHENAWYLDGGKAPVSISIEAGQADLFLCSWLGIDHVVKGKRKYRLLDAKVTFHRSLPVPGETIEYHIEIDRFLRQGEIYLFFFHYQGYINQLPFISMRDGCAGFFTEQEVENSGGIILKKEDKEMNLPGPPPAWFAPVKRLSLNDSQVDALRTGDLEAAFGTDFKGKRTGRDQWLPGGPMRLIHRVLDLDPGGGRFGMGRIIAQADIHPDDWFLTCHFIDDMVMPGTLMYECCAHTLRVFVQRMGWVLPHDHVCYNVLEKNESDLKCRGPVIRATKKALYDIEIKTIGYEPQPFVTADAHMFSDDLEIVFYKDMGMKLEGATRLDLGAYWRKA, encoded by the coding sequence ATGAGTTTAAAACGTGTAGATATTGCCGTGGTCGGCATGTCCGGTATTTTCCCCGGTGCCCGTGATATTCGGCAGTTCATTGCCAATGTCATGGCAAAAAAATCAAGTGTAATCCAGGTTCCCCCAGACCGGTGGGGTGTGTCCGCTGACATCATGGTGGACAACCGCGCCGGCACGCCGTTGCCGGATAAGGCCCGCAGCAGGTTTGCAGGGCTGATTTCCCAATCGGTGTTTAATCCTTCCGATTTTGATTTTTGCGGGGCGGATATGGGCGGGCATGGTCTGGATAATGATTTTTTCCATGCCCTGGACCCGGTTCACCATTTAGCCCTTGCCGCCGGCATTGATCTTATGGCCAATGCCCGGCTTTCCAAAGCAAACCGGGCGCGCACAGGGATTGTGCTGGCTGCCATTGCCCTGCCCACACCGGGCGCATCGCGGCTGACCCGAGATCTTTTTTTGGCGCCAAATCCTGCAATGCCCTCCCGGGAACAAGCCTGGGGCGCCGGCATGCTGTCGGCGCCTGCGTCAATTCTGGCAAGGCTGTTGGGCTTGGCCGGCGGCAGTTTTACCCTGGATGCCGCCTGTGCATCTTCTTTGTTTTCCATAAAGCTTGCCTGCGAACAACTGCTCTCCGGAAGGGTGGACGCCATGGTGGCCGGCGGGGTATCCCGGCCCCAGTCCCTCTACACCCAGGTGGGATTTACCCAGCTCCAGGCCCTGTCGCCCACGGGCCGGTGCGCTCCCTTTGACCGGGATGCCGATGGTCTGGTGGTGGGGGAGGGTGCAGGCCTGGTCCTGCTTAAACGCCTGAACGATGCCCTGGCCTGCCAGGACACCATCCACGCCGTGATTAAAGGATGGGGGGTGAGCAACGATATTGAAGGCAACCTGGTGGCTCCGGCCAGTGAAGGTCAGGTCCGGGCCATGACCGGTGCCTTTGACATGGCCGGTTGGTCTTTTGATGATATCCAGTACATGGAGTGCCACGGTTCCGGAACCCCCAAGGGGGATCAGGTGGAAGTCCACAGTATCATGCAGATGCGTCAAAAATATCAGTGCATGGATACCGCCTTATCCATTGGTTCGGTAAAGTCCAATATCGGCCATCTGCTGACCGGTGCCGGCGCTGCCGGATTCATTAAAACGATTATGGCCATGAACCAGCTGCTGCTGCCGCCATCCAACAATTTCAATGCGCTGCCTGATGACTCCCCTTTTAAGAATAGCGGTGTCAGGGTCCAGGATCACCCTTCTGCCTGGATACCTGCCCGCGACGGCCGGCCTTTGCGGGCCGCAGTATCCGCCTTTGGGTTTGGCGGCATCAATGCCCAGATTCTTGTGGAATCTTTTAAGGCTCAATCACGTCCTCATGCGGTGGGTGTTACACCTGCCTCGGCCCCAAAAAGCGTTCCCTGTGCCATTGTGGGTATGGGGCTGATATCAGGTGGTGCGGAGTGCCTTGGGGATTTTTCCAAGCTTATTTTGGGCGAAAAATCCACTGTAGGCCGATCTGGAGAAAGCCGATGGCGCAGGTTTGATCATCTGCCCCCTGAAGTCCGCAGGGGGTTAACGTTGTTCATGGATGATCTGAGCATTGATCTCAAAGATTTTAATATCCCCCCCAACCAGATGAGCCAGATTTTGCCCCAGCATCTGATGATGCTCAAAGCAGCCCTGGCAGCCCTGGCAGATGCCGGTATCTCTGCCAAACCGGATGCGTCACAACCACCCCGGGTAAACATGGGCTGTGCCGTGGGCATTGAATTTGATTTCGGGGCTACGGACTACCATTTAAGGTGGCAAATTCAGGGGCAAAAAAAAGGTGTATCCAGTGACCTGCTGGACACCGTCGGGCCGTCACTCAATTTTGGTTCAACACTGGGTGCCCTTGGGGGCATTGTGGCCTCCCGCCTGGCCCGGGCATTTAAACTGGGCGGCCCCTGCTTTACCCTCTCTGCGGATGCAGCTTCGGGAGTAACGGCCATTGATATTGCCGTTAAATCCCTGTCCACAGGCGAGACTGACACCTTTTTATGTGCAGCCGTGGATCTTGCCGCTGACATCAGAAGCTTTACCCGGGATCTGGTTTTGAGCGGCACGGACCCCATGGCCCTGCCTTCGGAAGGGGCTGTGGCCATGGTACTCAAACCCCTGGATGCGGCGCAAAGGGATAATGATCGGATTTATGCCGTGATCAATGGTGTGGCAGGTGCCGGCGGCGCTGCACTTGCCGGGGAAACCGGTGAGCAGGCCCATGTCTCACGGTCAACGGCTGTCCAAAATTCTTTACAAAAGGCTCTGGATCATGCCGGTATGGATTTAAAGGATATCGGGCTTGGTGCAGTGACGCACAGTGCGTCTCACTTTCTGGGGGCAGGGGAGGTCTGCCCACTTGACAATGCTTTGCCGATTTTCTGTCCGTCTGCTTTGTCCGGGCATACCGGGGCTGCCGCAGGCCTTTTTACCGTTACGGCTGCAGCATTGTGTCTTTACACCCGAAAATTTCCCGCGCCTTTGCACAAGTTACCCGGCGTTCCCAAGACAGCTGTGGCAGGATGCCTGACCCGGGATGGTATTGCAGGGCATGTTATCTTGTCAGGCTGCCATCATTCAGGGCCAGGTGCCGACACCTGTCAGGCTGCGCAGACCCGGGAGAAAAACGGGCATACATCCACCTGCATAAGGATTCCTGTGACCCGTCCGCCTTTTCCCAGGGCCTTGATTGCCAACGAGGCTTTTGAACCCGCCCGGCAGGAAACTTCTTTTGATCTCTGCACTGAGCCGCCCAATATGCCACTGCCATTTCCCTGTGACACACTCCCGGGACTGCTGGCCCATACCCAGGAGATTACGGCCAGAGCCCATGAGCGCTTCCTGGAATTATCCGCCCAAAACACCCAGGCCATGGCTGAACAGCTTGCCGCTATTGCCGGTGCAATGCCAAATGGCCGGAATCCGTCAATGGATCTGGAACCGGTCTTTGCGCCCCAGGATATTTCCAAGATTCCCGACCTGTTTATGGACCGGGACCAATGCCTTGAATTTGCCGTGGGAAAAGCCGGAAACGTGCTGGGTCCCGATTTCGATATCATTGACACCTACCCGGTCCGGGTGAGGTTGCCGGATGAACCGTTGATGCTGGTGGACCGGATTATATCCGTGCATGGCGAAAAACTCTCCTTAACGTCCGGAAAAGTGGTCACCCAGCATGATGTGCATGAAAATGCCTGGTACCTGGACGGTGGCAAAGCCCCGGTCTCCATCTCCATTGAAGCGGGCCAGGCCGATCTTTTCCTTTGCTCCTGGCTGGGCATAGACCATGTGGTCAAAGGAAAACGCAAATACAGGCTGCTTGATGCCAAGGTGACCTTTCACCGCAGCCTGCCCGTGCCTGGTGAAACCATTGAATACCACATTGAGATAGACCGCTTCTTAAGGCAGGGGGAGATCTATCTTTTCTTTTTTCACTACCAGGGATATATTAATCAGCTGCCTTTTATCTCCATGCGGGATGGATGCGCAGGCTTTTTTACCGAACAGGAGGTGGAAAATTCCGGGGGCATTATCCTGAAAAAAGAAGATAAGGAAATGAATCTGCCGGGACCGCCGCCTGCATGGTTTGCCCCGGTGAAAAGGTTAAGCCTGAATGATTCGCAGGTGGATGCACTTCGCACAGGGGATCTTGAAGCAGCGTTCGGCACGGATTTTAAAGGAAAGCGCACCGGAAGAGACCAATGGCTGCCCGGCGGGCCCATGCGCCTGATCCACCGGGTGCTTGATTTGGACCCCGGAGGCGGTCGGTTCGGTATGGGCCGGATTATTGCCCAGGCGGATATCCATCCCGATGACTGGTTTCTGACCTGCCATTTCATTGATGACATGGTGATGCCGGGCACCCTGATGTATGAGTGTTGTGCGCATACCCTGCGGGTCTTTGTCCAGCGAATGGGCTGGGTGCTGCCCCATGACCACGTCTGTTATAATGTGCTGGAGAAAAACGAGAGTGATTTGAAGTGCCGGGGGCCTGTGATCCGTGCCACGAAAAAAGCCCTTTACGATATTGAAATAAAAACAATCGGGTATGAACCCCAGCCTTTTGTGACGGCGGATGCTCATATGTTTTCAGATGATCTTGAGATTGTATTTTACAAGGATATGGGAATGAAACTTGAAGGGGCGACTCGCCTGGATCTTGGGGCGTACTGGAGGAAAGCATGA
- a CDS encoding 3-oxoacyl-ACP synthase III, producing the protein MKYDKVFIESFGYELAPHIVTSREIDEKLAPFFEAVGFVPGQLEALTGIRERRYWDEDHTLAEHAAVAGKRALDEAGISPKELGALCFCGVCQDGFEPATSCAVADKIGVGPRTHVYDVKSACLGMITGMVHVANEIQLGHIKAGLVVSCESARQIVDATIEEINTHKSIDFYREAVATMTGGSGAAAILLTDGTLGKSSTQRHAVKGGVVNNAIRHWALCSWGFEDKGMPTDSRVIMRTNAQKVLDHGVELVVETYELFRKEFNLPADKPDKIVGHQVGEGHHNRFYTAMNIDRKKDFSTFPFLGNVGSVSLPISAAIADERGFFVPGDFVVFVGVGSGLNCYFLGVEW; encoded by the coding sequence ATGAAGTACGACAAGGTGTTTATTGAATCCTTTGGATATGAGCTGGCACCCCACATCGTGACCAGTCGGGAAATTGATGAAAAACTCGCCCCTTTTTTTGAGGCTGTGGGATTTGTGCCGGGCCAGCTGGAGGCTTTAACCGGCATCCGGGAGCGCCGGTACTGGGATGAGGACCATACCCTGGCCGAACATGCGGCTGTGGCAGGGAAGCGGGCCCTGGATGAAGCAGGTATCAGTCCCAAAGAACTGGGGGCCCTGTGTTTCTGCGGGGTGTGCCAGGACGGGTTTGAACCGGCTACATCCTGTGCGGTGGCAGACAAGATCGGGGTGGGGCCGCGGACCCATGTATATGATGTAAAATCTGCCTGCCTTGGCATGATTACGGGCATGGTTCATGTGGCCAATGAGATTCAGCTCGGGCATATTAAAGCAGGACTGGTGGTCTCCTGCGAGTCGGCCCGGCAGATTGTGGACGCCACCATTGAAGAGATTAACACCCATAAAAGCATTGATTTTTACAGAGAAGCTGTGGCTACCATGACCGGCGGCTCCGGGGCTGCGGCAATTCTGCTCACCGACGGAACCCTGGGCAAATCCTCGACCCAGCGCCATGCGGTCAAAGGCGGGGTGGTGAACAATGCCATCCGTCACTGGGCGCTTTGTTCCTGGGGATTTGAAGATAAGGGGATGCCTACGGATTCAAGGGTGATCATGCGTACCAATGCCCAGAAAGTGCTTGACCACGGCGTGGAACTGGTCGTGGAAACTTATGAATTGTTCCGCAAAGAGTTCAATTTGCCTGCGGATAAACCGGATAAAATAGTTGGTCACCAGGTGGGGGAGGGCCATCACAATAGATTTTATACGGCCATGAATATTGACCGGAAAAAGGATTTTTCAACCTTTCCTTTCCTGGGAAATGTGGGCTCCGTGTCCCTGCCGATTTCGGCGGCCATTGCCGATGAACGCGGGTTTTTTGTGCCAGGAGATTTTGTGGTATTTGTGGGGGTTGGGTCCGGACTTAACTGCTATTTTCTGGGGGTGGAATGGTAA
- a CDS encoding alpha/beta fold hydrolase, which yields MVTRIINGQRTSTTGFERLYPFGPHYARINGHQMHYVDQGKGRPVLMVHGNPTWSFYFRHLIRGLSGRFRTIAPDHIGCGFSDKPSAKTYDYTLDQRVSDLDALIRRLDINEKISLIVHDWGGMIGLSWALDNLERVDKIVITNTSGFFLPASKRLPAALWIIKYLFPFAVPAVLGANIFARGALYLAAETRLSQSVKKGLVAPYNSWQNRIATLKFVQDIPITAKDRSYARVQKVDQGLCALDPDRLMFLWGTRDFVFDIHFLEEFKNRFPRTSAHVFEDAGHYLFEDKPGPCLKLIQKFLS from the coding sequence ATGGTAACAAGAATTATCAACGGGCAGCGGACTTCCACCACAGGGTTTGAGCGCCTTTATCCATTTGGACCCCATTATGCCAGGATTAACGGGCATCAAATGCATTATGTGGATCAGGGAAAAGGCAGGCCTGTACTCATGGTCCACGGCAACCCCACCTGGTCCTTTTATTTTCGTCATCTGATCAGAGGATTGTCCGGCCGTTTCAGGACCATTGCCCCGGACCACATCGGGTGCGGATTTTCAGATAAGCCTTCGGCGAAAACTTATGATTACACCCTGGATCAACGGGTGTCGGATCTGGATGCCCTGATCCGCCGGCTGGATATCAATGAAAAAATATCGCTGATCGTCCATGATTGGGGTGGGATGATCGGGCTTTCCTGGGCCCTGGACAATCTGGAACGGGTGGACAAAATTGTTATCACCAATACCTCGGGATTTTTTCTGCCGGCTTCCAAACGCTTGCCGGCAGCGCTTTGGATCATTAAATATCTTTTTCCCTTTGCCGTGCCTGCTGTTTTAGGCGCCAACATATTTGCCCGGGGTGCCTTATATCTTGCCGCCGAAACCCGGCTGTCCCAATCCGTGAAAAAAGGTCTTGTTGCCCCATACAACAGTTGGCAAAATCGCATTGCCACCTTAAAATTTGTCCAGGATATACCGATAACAGCAAAAGACAGAAGTTATGCCAGGGTTCAAAAAGTCGATCAAGGCCTTTGCGCCCTTGACCCGGATCGGTTAATGTTTTTATGGGGAACCCGGGATTTTGTTTTTGATATTCACTTTCTTGAGGAATTTAAAAACAGATTTCCCCGAACCTCTGCCCATGTATTTGAGGATGCCGGTCATTACCTGTTCGAAGATAAGCCCGGTCCATGCCTTAAATTGATTCAAAAATTTTTGTCCTGA